From a region of the Daphnia pulicaria isolate SC F1-1A chromosome 1, SC_F0-13Bv2, whole genome shotgun sequence genome:
- the LOC124324636 gene encoding uncharacterized protein LOC124324636: protein MVIEVDPAALQKARLPTQPAEARKSFPAKARQFGHPGQPSSQKSSQKHPVPPMVSIPSRHLGMEIARPTTQQSTSTRIPSITVRPVTQMPAAQPSIILQPGSSDTASISAITAAMKQPNSTSATTANSTGSSTLTLNTMHTVGPESGFGTGGLLLTFNRSAPTFAATGANSTSSSAQVQNKAECGPLTAQLASRTQQISDMVRNTLETLMQEMSSAGNLEATIVQLCRLYSVAFQ from the exons ATGGTGATCGAAGTGGATCCAGCCGCTCTTCAAAAAGCTAGACTACCAACTCAACCGGCAGAAGCGCGCAAGTCCTTTcctgccaaagcacgccaatttggcCATCCAGGACAACCTTCATCGCAAAAATCCTCTCAGAAACATCCCGTACCTCCTATGGTGTCGATTCCCAGTCGTCATTTGGGTATGGAGATCGCCCGACCAACAACTCAGCAATCGACTTCAACTCGCATTCCTTCAATTACCGTCCGACCTGTGACGCAGATGCCTGCAGCCCAACCTAGCATCATTCTTCAGCCAGGTTCTTCTGATACAGCATCCATCAGTGCGATTACTGCTGCCATGAAACAACCGAATTCAACATCAGCGACGACAGCCAATAGTACCGGCAGTAGTACTCTTACTCTGAACACGATGCATACTGTTGGTCCGGAATCGGGATTTGGGACTGGCGGACTTTTGCTCACCTTTAATCGCTCTGCGCCCACGTTTGCAGCAACAGGTGCGAATTCCACTTCGTCTTCAGCTCAGGTGCAAAACAAAGCTGAATGTGGACCGCTTACCGCCCAGTTGGCCTCCAGGACACAGCAAATTTCAGATATG GTCCGCAACACCTTGGAGACATTGATGCAAGAAATGAGTTCTGCTGGGAATTTGGAAGCCACAATTGTTCAGCTCTGCCGACTGTACAGTGTTGCGTTTcagtaa
- the LOC124324796 gene encoding flocculation protein FLO11-like gives MNSDSDAGDAADNDLIPQANLPEGDRTEENRSEGRNFLAMLQLAPRTAAEAATPRTATPTSTSASPTPSQNMAPVSVSKQPTPNTTSTAAVKVQVKNSKTGRVANTKTNCGETVEDVLTKNAGAPVNDNSINEAACEIIKLTKPQLASPSRRSSTSKEIPAVKTEPADPENEDDSCSVTGSKACSISLAIDNVVGNYKPTVVVKPKPEASTKSTPKSVGKPTSSKPSGSKPSTQKLLARSTPKTTPFRPSGGKIISASKMNAKANRRLVGDDEDEDLDPAMYLDPTITITLINNDEKKAVSKHVNDVSSASSISSSDLQALNALGENVSITVVPKRKVG, from the exons ATGAATTCTGATTCAGATGCAGGAGATGCTGCCGATAACGACCTGATTCCTCAAGCTAACCTGCCTGAAGGTGATCgtacagaagaaaatcgtTCTGAAGGTCGAAACTTCTTGGCCATGTTACAACTTGCACCTCGAACTGCTGCCGAAGCTGCCACGCCAAGAACAGCTACTCCCACTTCAACATCCGCATCACCGACCCCGAGTCAGAATATGGCTCCTGTTTCAGTCTCTAAACAACCAACGCCCAATACGACATCGACTGCTGCCGTAAAAGTACag gttaaaaatagcaaaactGGACGTGTTGCCAACACTAAAACGAATTGCGGCGAAACAGTTGAAGATGTGCTCACCAAAAATGCAGGTGCGCCTGTGAACGATAACAGTATCAATGAAGCTGCTTGTGAAATCATCAAATTAACCAAACCTCAACTAGCTTCG CCGTCACGAAGATCCTCGACATCGAAAGAGATCCCTGCTGTGAAAACGGAACCTGCAGATCCTGAAAACGAAGATGATTCCTGTTCCGTGACGGGATCCAAGGCTTGTTCAATTTCCCTAGCCATCGATAACGTTGTCGGAAACTACAAGCCTACAGTGGTTGTGAAACCCAAACCTGAAGCATCAACGAAATCTACTCCAAAGTCTGTCGGCAAACCTACCTCTTCCAAACCATCGGGTTCTAAACCATCGACTCAAAAGCTCCTGGCCAGATCCACACCTAAGACTACTCCATTTCGACCTTCGGGTGGGAAAATTATTTCTGCCTCGAAAATGAATGCTAAGGCGAATCGTCGTCTGGTTGGTGATGACGAGGATGAAGATCTCGACCCGGCAATGTACCTGGATCCCACGATCACAATAACTCTGATTAATAACGATGAGAAGAAAGCAGTGAGCAAACACGTCAATGATGTTTCGAGTGCTAGTTCTATTAGTTCCAGCGACCTTCag GCCTTGAATGCTCTGGGAGAGAATGTGTCCATCACAGTTGTGCCTAAAAGAAAAGTGGGATGA
- the LOC124328395 gene encoding cadherin-87A-like produces MNDTTNSMLDPGISSLIELNKLTGELTFKRRIDYEELANKTLQFQVQAIAGEAEDKRMSLATVKLDILDANDNSPTFIEEEYKVKISESIHHPDVLVTVSATDKDSGKFGQILYYVSGDGADLFVIDDPTNGIVRVAPNVSLDREKQPSYTFTVIAADQPQGSEEQKRSSALVMVELIDVNDNAPAFTQPSYTAVVPENAPLDWSVSQVEALDPDHL; encoded by the exons ATGAATGATACAACGAATTCAATGCTGGATCCGGGTATTTCGTCGTTGATCGAGCTCAACAAATTAACCGGGGAACTAACTTTTAAAAGGCGCATAGATTATGAAGAATTAGCCAACAAG ACTCTGCAGTTTCAAGTTCAGGCAATCGCTGGGGAAGCGGAGGATAAACGAATGAGTTTAGCGACAGTGAAACTCGATATATTGGATGCCAACGACAACAGTCCAACGTTCATTGAAGAG GAgtataaagtaaaaatatcagAGTCCATTCACCATCCGGATGTTTTGGTCACAGTGTCAGCAACAGACAAAGATTCTGGGAAATTCGGACAGATCTTGTATTATGTTTCGGGCGATGGAGCTGATCTATTCGTCATCGATG ATCCAACTAATGGAATAGTCCGTGTGGCTCCGAACGTTTCGCTTGATCGAGAGAAACAACCTAGTTACACCTTTACTGTCATTGCTGCGGATCAACCGCAAGGCAGTGAAGAGCAAAAGCGCTCCTCTGCTTTG GTAATGGTAGAACTGATTGATGTGAACGACAATGCTCCTGCTTTTACCCAACCTTCCTATACTGCCGTTGTTCCGGAGAACGCCCCGCTCGACTGGAGCGTCTCCCAAGTAGAAGCCCTAGATCCTGATCATTTATAG